In Saccharolobus solfataricus, a genomic segment contains:
- a CDS encoding glycine--tRNA ligase, translating into MSEVIDKVLDLAKRRGIFWLSYEIYGGVAGFYDIGPVGVRIKNRIVELWRKYFVKDNGDFVVEIESPMIGPAKVFEASGHVESFTDPIVECNNCKRIYRADHLIEDILKKSVEGLKPEELTRIIKENNIRCQYCGGELGEVRLFNLLFTTNIGPYTGNLGYIRPETAQGMFTAFKRVYEATRQRLPIGIAQIGKVGRNEISPRQGLIRMREFTIMEIEFFIDPEDNNIENIPLYRFKDTKLNILTASEKEKDGKPQEFKLEESVREKIIIQPWMAYWMAVASSFVKALGINEFYFEEKLPYERAHYSKQTFDQIAVINGIKVEISGHAYRGDYDLSRHMKYSGQDLTIFRKYKEPKMIKKKTVIVNNTKLKDKELRKKIMELLNGKSAEEIEQMIRNNVMIDDKPLSEFINIVEREEKVHGEHFIPHVVEPSFGVERTLFLTILSAYKEKEGRVLLSLPRHLAPYDIAVFPLLEREELIRKSVEIRESLSEKYEVLYDDSGSIGRRYARADEIGIPFAITVDPQTLVDNSVTIRDRDSWKQVRVKIDDLKISLEKLFRGEAFNKIGIEVNDSNE; encoded by the coding sequence GTGAGTGAAGTAATAGATAAAGTGTTGGACTTAGCTAAAAGAAGAGGGATATTTTGGTTATCGTATGAAATTTACGGAGGAGTTGCGGGATTCTACGACATAGGACCAGTAGGTGTAAGGATTAAAAATAGAATAGTAGAGCTATGGCGAAAATATTTCGTGAAGGATAATGGCGATTTTGTAGTAGAAATAGAAAGTCCAATGATAGGACCAGCTAAAGTGTTTGAAGCTAGTGGGCATGTAGAAAGTTTTACAGATCCTATCGTGGAGTGTAATAATTGCAAAAGAATATATAGGGCTGACCATTTAATCGAAGACATATTAAAGAAAAGCGTAGAGGGTCTTAAGCCAGAAGAACTAACGAGGATAATAAAAGAAAACAACATAAGATGCCAATATTGTGGGGGCGAGTTGGGAGAAGTAAGATTGTTTAATTTACTTTTTACCACTAACATAGGTCCTTATACTGGTAATTTAGGTTACATTAGACCAGAGACTGCTCAAGGGATGTTCACTGCATTTAAACGCGTATACGAGGCTACTAGGCAAAGATTACCTATTGGAATAGCTCAAATAGGGAAAGTAGGTAGAAATGAAATCTCACCTAGACAAGGACTAATAAGAATGAGGGAGTTCACCATAATGGAGATTGAGTTTTTCATAGACCCAGAGGATAATAATATTGAAAATATACCGTTGTATAGATTTAAGGATACTAAGCTCAATATTTTGACTGCAAGTGAAAAGGAAAAAGATGGTAAACCACAAGAGTTCAAGTTAGAAGAGAGCGTAAGAGAAAAAATCATTATCCAGCCTTGGATGGCATATTGGATGGCTGTAGCATCGAGTTTTGTCAAGGCGTTAGGTATTAATGAATTTTATTTTGAGGAAAAGTTACCTTACGAGAGAGCACATTATTCTAAACAGACTTTCGACCAAATAGCTGTAATTAATGGTATAAAGGTTGAGATTTCTGGTCATGCATATAGAGGAGATTATGATTTATCAAGACATATGAAATATAGTGGACAAGATTTGACTATTTTCAGAAAATATAAAGAACCTAAAATGATTAAAAAGAAGACTGTTATAGTTAACAATACTAAATTAAAGGATAAGGAACTAAGAAAAAAGATCATGGAACTGTTAAATGGGAAATCCGCCGAGGAAATTGAACAAATGATTAGAAACAACGTGATGATAGATGACAAACCTTTAAGTGAGTTCATAAATATTGTTGAGAGAGAAGAGAAGGTTCACGGTGAGCACTTCATACCACATGTTGTAGAGCCTTCATTCGGTGTGGAAAGGACATTATTCTTAACGATATTAAGTGCATACAAGGAAAAAGAGGGCAGAGTTTTACTATCCTTACCTAGACATCTGGCTCCTTATGACATTGCAGTTTTTCCACTACTGGAGAGAGAAGAACTAATTAGAAAATCAGTGGAAATACGAGAAAGTCTTTCCGAAAAATATGAAGTGTTATACGACGATTCTGGAAGTATTGGAAGAAGATATGCCAGAGCTGATGAGATTGGTATACCTTTTGCTATTACAGTTGATCCTCAGACACTAGTAGATAACAGCGTAACAATAAGGGATAGGGATAGCTGGAAGCAAGTTAGAGTTAAAATAGATGATCTTAAGATTTCTCTAGAAAAGTTATTTAGAGGGGAAGCCTTTAATAAGATTGGAATTGAGGTGAATGATAGTAATGAGTAG
- the speB gene encoding agmatinase, producing the protein MSDGRLLYLNENSRKFAGFNKEKSPFVIIGIPMDITSSYRPGSRFAPSSIRESAQYIEFYSIRNDVDMGEIGFNDVGDIILHPSNVEENLSRISSVISYFQESGKITISIGGEHTITAGIIKGTKREGLCLVSFDAHLDLRDEYMGYRYDHACVMRRISEYGVKIIEVGTRAVSKEEIEYAKQKGILFFTPQQIRLLGVKETARRIITSTQECKSLYISVDMDGIDPAYAPGVATPEPDGLDPTNLLDIINLIADKRVIGFDIVEVSPSYDTSGITSVLASRIILETAATVYKARSL; encoded by the coding sequence GTGAGCGATGGAAGATTACTTTATTTAAATGAGAATAGTAGGAAATTTGCTGGATTTAACAAGGAAAAATCCCCATTTGTAATAATTGGAATACCTATGGACATTACGAGTAGTTATAGGCCTGGAAGTAGATTTGCTCCGTCTTCAATTAGAGAATCGGCTCAATATATTGAATTTTATTCAATACGAAATGATGTAGATATGGGGGAAATAGGTTTCAATGATGTAGGTGATATAATTCTACATCCTTCAAACGTTGAGGAGAATTTAAGTAGAATATCCAGTGTGATTAGTTATTTCCAAGAAAGTGGGAAGATCACTATTTCTATAGGAGGAGAGCATACAATAACCGCGGGAATAATAAAGGGGACTAAGAGAGAAGGATTATGCCTAGTTAGCTTCGATGCACATTTAGATTTAAGAGACGAGTATATGGGATATAGATATGATCACGCTTGTGTTATGAGGAGAATATCTGAATATGGTGTGAAAATTATTGAAGTCGGTACTAGGGCAGTTAGTAAAGAGGAAATAGAATATGCTAAACAAAAGGGTATACTCTTCTTCACCCCTCAGCAAATTAGACTTTTAGGAGTCAAGGAAACTGCAAGAAGAATAATTACCTCAACGCAAGAATGTAAATCGCTCTATATCTCAGTTGATATGGATGGGATAGATCCAGCTTATGCACCCGGCGTAGCAACACCAGAACCAGATGGATTAGACCCCACTAACCTGTTAGATATTATTAACTTAATTGCAGATAAAAGAGTTATAGGGTTTGATATTGTGGAAGTTTCTCCTTCTTATGACACCTCAGGAATAACTAGTGTATTGGCTTCCAGAATAATTCTGGAGACAGCAGCTACAGTTTATAAAGCTAGATCGCTTTAA
- a CDS encoding DNA-directed RNA polymerase subunit P yields the protein MAVYRCGKCWKTFTDEQLKVLPGVRCPYCGYKIIFMVRKPTIKIVKAI from the coding sequence ATGGCAGTCTATAGATGTGGTAAATGCTGGAAGACGTTTACAGATGAACAATTAAAAGTATTGCCAGGTGTAAGATGTCCATACTGCGGTTACAAAATAATATTTATGGTTAGAAAGCCTACTATAAAAATAGTTAAAGCGATCTAG
- a CDS encoding translation initiation factor, whose protein sequence is MAENLCGGLPPDICEQLSKEEQFIKIKVEKRRYGKEVTIIEGLGGNDSELKKIASELKSKLAAGGTVKDGKILIQGDHKEKVREILIKMGYAESNILVIE, encoded by the coding sequence ATGGCAGAAAATCTGTGTGGTGGTCTTCCACCAGACATATGTGAGCAACTTTCTAAGGAAGAACAATTTATTAAAATTAAAGTTGAAAAAAGAAGATATGGAAAAGAGGTCACAATAATAGAAGGATTAGGAGGTAATGATTCTGAACTTAAAAAAATAGCTTCTGAACTTAAATCCAAATTAGCAGCAGGAGGTACAGTAAAAGATGGAAAGATACTTATTCAAGGGGATCATAAAGAAAAAGTTAGGGAGATCCTAATAAAAATGGGATATGCAGAATCCAATATTCTAGTTATTGAGTAG
- a CDS encoding transcription initiation factor IIB, with translation MLYLSEENKSVSTPCPPDKIIFDAERGEYICSETGEVLEDKIIDQGPEWRAFTPEEKEKRSRVGGPLNNTIHDRGLSTLIDWKDKDAMGRTLDPKRRLEALRWRKWQIRARIQSSIDRNLAQAMNELERIGNLLNLPKSVKDEAALIYRKAVEKGLVRGRSIESVVAAAIYAACRRMKLARTLDEIAQYTKANRKEVARCYRLLLRELDVSVPVSDPKDYVTRIANLLGLSGAVMKTAAEIIDKAKGSGLTAGKDPAGLAAAAIYIASLLHDERRTQKEIAQVAGVTEVTVRNRYKELTQELKISIPTQ, from the coding sequence GTGTTGTATTTGTCTGAAGAAAATAAATCCGTATCCACTCCTTGCCCTCCTGATAAGATTATCTTTGATGCAGAGAGGGGGGAGTACATTTGCTCTGAAACTGGAGAAGTTTTAGAAGATAAAATTATAGATCAAGGGCCAGAGTGGAGGGCCTTCACGCCAGAGGAGAAAGAAAAGAGAAGCAGAGTTGGAGGGCCTTTAAACAATACTATTCACGATAGGGGTTTATCCACTCTTATAGACTGGAAAGATAAGGATGCTATGGGAAGAACTTTAGACCCTAAGAGAAGACTTGAGGCATTGAGATGGAGAAAGTGGCAAATTAGAGCGAGAATTCAATCTTCCATAGATAGAAACTTAGCACAAGCTATGAATGAACTAGAAAGAATTGGGAATTTACTAAACTTACCAAAATCAGTTAAAGATGAGGCTGCATTAATCTATAGAAAAGCAGTAGAGAAAGGATTAGTGAGGGGAAGGAGTATAGAAAGCGTCGTAGCAGCTGCAATATACGCTGCATGTAGAAGAATGAAGTTGGCCAGAACTTTGGATGAGATAGCCCAATATACTAAGGCTAATAGAAAGGAAGTAGCGAGATGCTATAGACTATTACTTAGAGAACTAGATGTTAGTGTACCAGTAAGTGATCCCAAGGATTACGTAACTAGAATAGCTAACTTGTTAGGTCTAAGCGGAGCTGTTATGAAAACGGCGGCTGAAATTATAGATAAGGCGAAAGGTTCTGGGTTAACTGCTGGTAAAGATCCAGCTGGTTTAGCTGCGGCTGCAATTTATATAGCATCATTACTACATGATGAAAGAAGAACGCAAAAAGAGATAGCTCAAGTTGCAGGTGTCACGGAAGTTACTGTGAGAAACAGATATAAAGAGTTAACACAAGAGCTAAAAATATCAATACCTACTCAATAA
- a CDS encoding helix-turn-helix domain-containing protein produces the protein MLLYVVIKTPNLLQFPEFIPKKVTVNILDIRVDGEKGKLLLEIRGDETSAKQVCEEPIKVSKYKFICTNYISSELLKILSQYTIMNGALTDDGIFWTLILNGYTELRELLNSLIDITKEVRVLKVVKAEKKDAITARQEQILRIALEAGFFDYPRRIGLKDLAKKLNISPSSLSEIIRRAEKNVITAYFEEREL, from the coding sequence ATGCTGTTATACGTCGTAATAAAGACTCCTAATTTGCTTCAGTTTCCAGAATTTATTCCTAAAAAGGTTACAGTTAACATTCTGGATATAAGGGTTGATGGGGAGAAAGGTAAGCTACTTCTCGAGATACGTGGAGACGAAACCAGCGCTAAGCAAGTTTGTGAAGAACCTATTAAAGTTTCAAAGTATAAATTTATCTGTACAAATTATATTTCAAGTGAGTTACTTAAGATTTTATCGCAATATACTATAATGAATGGTGCTTTAACAGATGATGGAATTTTTTGGACTTTAATACTAAACGGTTATACAGAGCTTAGGGAATTACTTAACTCGCTAATAGACATTACAAAAGAAGTTAGAGTTTTAAAAGTTGTGAAAGCTGAAAAGAAAGATGCAATAACTGCAAGGCAGGAGCAAATACTAAGGATTGCATTAGAAGCTGGATTTTTCGACTATCCTAGAAGAATAGGATTAAAAGATCTGGCTAAAAAGTTAAACATCAGTCCATCTAGTCTAAGTGAAATTATAAGAAGAGCTGAAAAGAACGTAATTACAGCTTATTTTGAAGAGAGGGAACTATGA
- a CDS encoding aminotransferase class I/II-fold pyridoxal phosphate-dependent enzyme translates to MKHGGYPWKNGKPALDVKDFSVNLNPMGVPKFIEELINEAVKLKVYAYYPPQNLREIKGIIAEIYGVNEDLVGVFNGASEVISILDENFTVPQPNYSEYKFHSYYFAEEHEDEFVFELNPGRILTSNPNNPTGSLIKLDEIEEFLINEKNELILDESFIDISLAESATKLVNEFNNLTIINSFTKSLAIPGLRFGFSIGHKSKELEKRVPIWRINSITYYVISNLNPKEVRSFFVNSKIKVKEIYDKVDGVKKLFKMYKSYAPFFLVEFKIPTSLINDELIRRCKCYIRDASNFLGLRNTHARIALKNEVIELINNINEIISEKES, encoded by the coding sequence ATGAAACATGGAGGATACCCTTGGAAAAATGGAAAACCAGCTTTAGACGTTAAAGATTTTAGCGTGAATCTTAATCCTATGGGTGTACCTAAGTTCATTGAGGAATTAATTAATGAAGCCGTAAAACTTAAAGTATACGCGTATTATCCTCCTCAAAACCTTAGAGAGATAAAAGGTATAATTGCCGAAATTTACGGAGTTAATGAAGATTTAGTAGGAGTTTTCAATGGTGCTTCCGAGGTCATTAGTATACTTGACGAGAACTTCACTGTTCCACAGCCTAATTACAGTGAATATAAATTTCATAGCTATTATTTTGCAGAAGAACATGAAGACGAATTTGTTTTCGAGTTAAATCCAGGTAGGATATTAACTAGCAATCCAAATAATCCTACCGGATCTTTAATCAAATTAGACGAAATTGAGGAATTTCTTATAAATGAGAAAAACGAACTTATTCTAGATGAGTCATTTATTGATATAAGCTTGGCGGAAAGCGCGACTAAGCTAGTCAACGAATTCAACAATTTGACAATTATAAACTCATTTACGAAGAGCCTTGCAATTCCAGGATTGAGATTTGGTTTTTCAATAGGACATAAAAGTAAGGAACTGGAAAAACGTGTACCAATTTGGCGGATTAACTCTATTACCTATTATGTTATATCTAATTTAAATCCTAAGGAAGTAAGGTCTTTTTTTGTGAATAGCAAAATTAAGGTGAAGGAAATTTACGATAAAGTAGATGGCGTGAAGAAGCTGTTCAAAATGTATAAATCTTACGCGCCGTTTTTTCTAGTAGAATTTAAAATTCCCACGAGCCTGATTAACGATGAACTAATTAGAAGATGTAAATGCTATATAAGGGATGCTAGTAACTTTTTAGGGTTGAGGAATACCCATGCCAGAATAGCTTTGAAGAATGAGGTTATAGAATTGATTAATAATATAAATGAAATTATATCTGAAAAAGAAAGTTAA
- a CDS encoding GtrA family protein — MSLLIRLAKFALVGGLGTIVNEVTYVLASKTIPIGVSLAIAIEISLIFNFVLNDIWTFKDKRNNSYLNRLLKFHGSSYLGNIVQYIVALVLLVYLLHISSISDAVFILFFSKLAASTFTLVLTNFIGIVSGFVVRFITSLKYVWA; from the coding sequence GTGTCATTACTAATCAGGCTCGCTAAGTTTGCTTTAGTTGGTGGTTTAGGCACAATTGTAAATGAAGTCACTTACGTTTTAGCCTCTAAGACTATACCAATTGGGGTTTCTCTAGCCATTGCAATCGAGATTTCACTCATCTTTAATTTCGTCTTAAATGATATATGGACATTCAAAGATAAGAGGAATAATTCGTACCTTAATCGTTTATTAAAATTCCATGGATCTTCTTACCTTGGAAATATAGTCCAGTATATTGTTGCATTGGTTTTATTGGTATATTTGTTGCATATTTCTTCTATTTCTGATGCGGTGTTTATATTGTTCTTTAGTAAACTCGCTGCTTCAACCTTCACCCTAGTCCTAACAAATTTCATTGGAATTGTATCCGGGTTTGTAGTAAGATTTATAACTAGTCTAAAGTATGTATGGGCTTAA
- the alaXM gene encoding alanyl-tRNA editing protein AlaXM, with translation MTEELYLKDSYIKEFEGRVVRIEGNYVILDKTAFYPGGGGLDNDTGFLVNEKGERISVTEVKRGENGEILHKIDQNGSLNVNEKVIGTIDWDRRYRMMRLHTASHIVAALAYRKFGALITGGHISPEQAKDDFNVENKDTLIELINEANEIIKKDIELKIYFLPREEALMIPAIVKLAGRNPPQIPIWRIVEIPGIDIQADGGPHVKNTKEIGEIVLLKVENKGKGRKRVYYTVKP, from the coding sequence ATGACAGAAGAACTCTATCTAAAGGATTCTTACATTAAAGAATTCGAGGGAAGAGTAGTTAGGATAGAAGGTAACTACGTAATACTTGATAAGACAGCTTTTTATCCAGGTGGAGGAGGTTTAGATAACGATACTGGATTCCTAGTCAATGAGAAAGGGGAGAGAATAAGCGTTACTGAGGTAAAAAGGGGAGAAAACGGAGAGATTTTACATAAGATAGATCAAAATGGTTCCCTTAATGTTAATGAAAAAGTTATAGGCACAATAGATTGGGACAGAAGATATAGAATGATGCGATTACATACCGCTTCGCATATAGTCGCTGCATTGGCTTATAGAAAATTCGGAGCTTTGATAACCGGAGGGCACATTAGCCCAGAACAAGCTAAGGACGATTTTAATGTTGAAAATAAAGATACCCTTATTGAGTTAATAAATGAAGCTAACGAAATAATCAAAAAAGACATAGAGTTGAAGATCTATTTTCTACCTAGGGAAGAAGCTCTAATGATACCAGCTATAGTGAAACTAGCTGGAAGAAATCCACCACAGATTCCCATATGGCGAATTGTTGAGATTCCGGGTATAGATATCCAAGCTGATGGTGGACCTCACGTTAAGAATACCAAGGAAATAGGAGAAATAGTATTACTTAAAGTTGAAAACAAAGGGAAAGGGAGAAAGAGAGTTTACTATACTGTTAAACCATAG
- the cdvB1/B2 gene encoding cell division protein CdvB1/B2, with amino-acid sequence MSYSGSSSSLMNVFGILLISDSNNLNSSHYVFDLIRVDEVRYILAMLGKDFQKMWGYEENKFKIKGSKEPLKYKLVQAHYKISSMISRLDAYISRMQERDKILFERVVEAQMSKDTQRAAMYANEVAEIRKISRQLLTTQIALEQVQLRLETVTELGDVFVNLIPVLGVIGELKSALRGIMPEVSLELTELGEGLQEIVTESGEFTGMGSYAAASSPEARKILEEASVVAEQRMKEKFPDLPVGTGLASKSNS; translated from the coding sequence ATGTCGTATTCTGGATCTTCATCTTCTTTAATGAACGTGTTTGGCATATTACTTATTTCCGATTCTAATAATTTAAACTCTTCACATTATGTGTTTGATCTTATAAGAGTTGATGAGGTAAGATATATATTAGCCATGCTCGGAAAGGATTTTCAGAAAATGTGGGGTTATGAGGAAAATAAATTTAAAATAAAGGGCTCTAAAGAGCCCTTAAAATACAAGTTGGTTCAAGCTCACTATAAAATCAGCTCCATGATAAGTAGGCTTGACGCTTACATTTCCAGAATGCAAGAAAGAGATAAAATATTATTTGAAAGAGTCGTAGAAGCACAAATGTCTAAGGATACACAAAGAGCAGCAATGTATGCTAATGAGGTAGCTGAAATTAGAAAGATTTCCAGACAATTATTAACAACTCAAATTGCCTTAGAGCAAGTACAACTTAGATTAGAGACAGTAACTGAGTTAGGAGATGTGTTCGTAAACTTGATCCCAGTATTGGGTGTTATTGGTGAATTGAAGTCTGCCTTAAGAGGTATAATGCCTGAAGTTTCGTTAGAACTGACAGAATTAGGAGAAGGATTACAAGAAATAGTTACCGAGTCTGGAGAATTCACAGGTATGGGATCTTACGCAGCAGCATCTTCACCAGAGGCAAGGAAGATATTGGAAGAAGCATCTGTTGTTGCTGAACAGAGAATGAAGGAGAAGTTCCCAGACCTACCTGTCGGTACCGGATTAGCCTCTAAATCTAATTCCTAA
- a CDS encoding tryptophan--tRNA ligase gives MPDEFTVTPWEVKGKVDYDKLIVQFGTQKITEELKQRIKNLAGDLHVMLRRNVFFSHRDLDLVLNDYEKSKGFFLYTGRAPSLGMHIGHLIPFIFTKWLQEKFNANLYIEITDDEKYMRNPEFTLDQTRSWAYDNILDIIAVGFNPDKTFIFQDTEYIRNMYPITVKIAKKLTFSEVRATFGLDASSNIGLIFYPALQIAPTMFEKKRCLIPAGIDQDPYWRLQRDIAESLGYYKAAQIHSKFLPPLTGPEGKMSSSNPETAIYLVDDPKTVERKIMKYAFSGGQPTIELHRKYGGNPEIDVPFQWLYYFFEEDDNRIKEIEEEYRSGKMLTGELKQILIDKLNNFLEEHRRRREEAKELVHVFKYDGKLAKQMWEKIHE, from the coding sequence ATGCCAGATGAATTTACTGTAACTCCTTGGGAAGTTAAGGGTAAAGTTGATTATGATAAACTAATTGTTCAATTTGGTACTCAGAAAATTACAGAAGAGCTGAAACAAAGAATTAAGAACTTAGCTGGGGATTTGCATGTCATGCTCAGGAGAAACGTATTTTTTTCTCATAGGGATTTAGATTTAGTTTTAAATGACTATGAGAAAAGTAAAGGATTCTTCCTATATACTGGAAGAGCGCCTTCCTTAGGTATGCATATAGGACATCTGATACCATTCATATTTACCAAATGGCTACAAGAGAAATTTAATGCTAATTTATACATTGAGATAACTGACGACGAGAAGTACATGAGAAATCCAGAATTTACATTAGATCAAACTAGGAGTTGGGCTTACGATAATATTTTAGATATAATCGCTGTTGGCTTTAATCCCGATAAAACGTTCATCTTCCAAGATACAGAGTACATAAGGAATATGTATCCTATAACAGTGAAAATAGCAAAGAAGCTGACGTTTTCAGAAGTAAGAGCTACTTTTGGATTAGACGCATCCTCAAATATAGGTCTCATATTTTACCCAGCCCTACAGATAGCTCCTACCATGTTTGAAAAGAAGAGATGTCTAATACCAGCCGGTATAGATCAAGATCCCTATTGGAGATTGCAAAGGGATATAGCGGAAAGCCTTGGGTATTATAAGGCTGCGCAGATACATAGTAAATTCCTTCCCCCACTCACGGGTCCAGAGGGCAAGATGAGTTCTTCAAACCCAGAAACGGCAATATATCTTGTAGATGATCCTAAAACCGTGGAAAGGAAAATCATGAAATACGCATTTTCAGGGGGACAACCCACAATAGAGTTACATAGGAAATATGGCGGAAACCCGGAAATAGATGTTCCCTTTCAGTGGTTATATTACTTCTTTGAGGAGGATGATAATAGGATTAAGGAGATTGAGGAGGAGTATAGATCAGGCAAGATGTTAACCGGTGAGTTAAAACAGATATTAATAGACAAACTAAATAATTTCTTAGAAGAACACAGAAGAAGGAGGGAAGAAGCAAAAGAACTTGTACATGTATTTAAATATGATGGTAAATTAGCTAAGCAGATGTGGGAGAAGATTCACGAATAG
- the cbp1 gene encoding CRISPR DNA repeat-binding protein Cbp1 has protein sequence MSEEENIEKVKKMYEEGLSIREIANQLGLSYSKVRRMLIKAKVNFRGKVPNDKIQKIIEMGKQGYSANRISRELNINFNTVLRILKKYNLGKKRRKLDAKEIEKIREEYIKGNSIYRIAKELNISTNLVVYHLKKMGLYRPIRESSPTSA, from the coding sequence GTGAGCGAGGAAGAAAACATTGAAAAAGTTAAGAAAATGTATGAAGAAGGATTAAGTATTAGAGAGATTGCAAATCAATTAGGGTTAAGTTATTCCAAGGTTCGTAGAATGCTAATTAAGGCTAAGGTTAATTTCAGGGGAAAAGTGCCTAACGATAAAATACAAAAAATCATAGAAATGGGTAAACAAGGTTATAGTGCAAATAGGATAAGTAGGGAATTAAATATCAACTTTAATACCGTATTAAGAATTCTTAAAAAATACAATCTAGGTAAAAAGAGAAGAAAGTTGGATGCAAAGGAAATAGAGAAGATAAGAGAAGAGTATATTAAAGGAAATAGTATATATAGGATCGCAAAAGAGCTCAATATTTCAACTAATCTCGTGGTGTATCACTTAAAGAAAATGGGTTTATATAGACCTATTCGTGAATCTTCTCCCACATCTGCTTAG
- a CDS encoding DUF72 domain-containing protein: MIKIGTCGFTRKHFNYFDVLEVQETFYNFLSEERLNKLKELSIRNKVELTIKANQIITHEYNRITYKRFKKIIGDVKNYGYFRPTKEVMQALEITLNEAKFLNSRIIIFQTPPSFAPNNENIKNLKDFFSILDKSFIYGWEPRGEWNQNHEVLLKIFSQIDVIHVVDPFKNKSVDDKQIRYFRLHGLGSSEVNYRYKYTKADLEKLKEYVLSERKELIYVLFNNVYSFDDALSFKRMIEG; this comes from the coding sequence ATGATAAAAATAGGTACATGTGGATTTACGAGAAAGCATTTCAATTATTTTGATGTTCTTGAGGTCCAAGAGACTTTTTACAACTTCTTATCAGAAGAAAGGCTAAATAAATTGAAGGAACTTTCTATACGGAATAAAGTTGAGCTAACTATTAAGGCTAATCAGATAATTACACATGAATATAATAGAATTACATATAAGAGATTTAAGAAAATTATTGGGGACGTCAAAAACTACGGATATTTTAGACCAACTAAAGAAGTTATGCAAGCTCTGGAAATCACATTAAATGAAGCAAAATTTTTAAATTCTAGGATTATAATATTTCAGACACCTCCATCCTTTGCACCAAATAATGAAAACATAAAAAATCTTAAAGACTTTTTCAGTATTCTAGATAAATCATTTATCTATGGTTGGGAGCCTAGAGGAGAATGGAATCAAAATCATGAAGTTCTGCTTAAAATATTTTCTCAAATTGATGTAATTCACGTAGTAGATCCATTCAAAAACAAGTCAGTAGATGATAAGCAAATTAGATATTTTCGACTTCACGGTTTAGGATCCAGCGAAGTTAATTATAGATATAAATACACTAAGGCTGATTTGGAGAAACTAAAGGAATATGTGTTATCTGAAAGGAAAGAGCTAATTTACGTCCTTTTCAATAACGTTTACTCGTTTGATGACGCTTTAAGTTTTAAAAGGATGATTGAAGGATAG
- a CDS encoding LysE family translocator, which produces MLLTYLGLGIILGLSMAAPPGPVNAMIANESMKSWLHGSSIGAGAMTADLIFFIIVYFIQGYIPTPIRNALYIIGGIFMLYLSYLTIRAKMPSKSIKGNYFIGLSMGLTNPYQISWWITVGISIIRSLSILIIPGFFVGILIWIIAFPKAVNMLGSKYVKYVKVISSVILVIFGVYLLYEGILNVI; this is translated from the coding sequence ATGTTACTCACTTACTTGGGCTTAGGAATTATTCTTGGTTTATCCATGGCTGCACCTCCCGGACCGGTTAATGCAATGATCGCAAATGAGTCTATGAAATCGTGGCTTCATGGAAGTAGTATTGGGGCGGGAGCAATGACAGCTGATTTAATTTTCTTTATAATAGTTTACTTCATTCAAGGATACATCCCTACACCAATTAGAAATGCCCTATATATAATAGGTGGTATTTTCATGTTATATTTATCGTACTTAACAATTAGAGCTAAAATGCCTTCTAAGTCCATAAAAGGAAATTATTTCATAGGACTTTCCATGGGTTTAACTAATCCATACCAAATAAGTTGGTGGATTACTGTTGGAATTTCCATTATCAGGTCCCTTTCAATTTTAATAATACCGGGATTTTTTGTTGGTATACTAATATGGATAATAGCTTTTCCGAAGGCAGTAAATATGTTAGGATCAAAATACGTCAAGTATGTAAAGGTAATTTCATCTGTAATATTAGTCATATTCGGTGTCTACTTATTATACGAGGGTATTCTAAATGTTATCTAA